One part of the Tachysurus vachellii isolate PV-2020 chromosome 6, HZAU_Pvac_v1, whole genome shotgun sequence genome encodes these proteins:
- the pkd2l1 gene encoding polycystin-2-like protein 1: MQHVNGRAESHLSSQVECELENVGKRGWVNQAYCDTPPLERHTINTVYHIPPRAGASNPYQAEATMLNQQPAKKKSGCCSVFLRGIKGLWGTTLTEDTEKNQELFLKTTLRELFVYILFLVDMCLLTYGMTSSSTYYYTKAMNDLFVNSFESIASMDDFWTYAEGPLLDGLYWTTWYNDEPLDTGSQSFIYYENMLLGVPRMRQLKVQNSSCRVPKDFRSEISSCFDVYNEKKEDVNQFGLVNGSAWTYHTEAHMKGSSHWGLLATYSGAGYYQDLSLTKDESAALMAELKENLWLDHGTRAVFIDFTTYNANINLFCVIRLVVEFSATGGAIPSYQIRTVKLIRYVTSWDNFIIGCEIVFCVFILYYIVEEILEVRIHKCSYFTNVWNILDVVVLLLAVVAIIFNAFRTIKVNNLLGSLLKDPSSYADFEFLAFWQTQYNNMNAVNLFFAWIKIFKYISFNKTMTQLSSTLARCATDILGFAVMFFIVFFAYAQLGYLLFGTQVESFSTFQKCIFTQFRIILGDFDYDSIDQANRILGPIYFFTYVFFVFFVLLNMFLAIINDTYSEVKEELASHSDDIHITDLFKQTVMKLKFKKDRISDVQRALDGSTDLEFRDFRETLKEMGHDDHDISEAFTKYDKDGNQILDREEQDKMKRELEEKRNALNAELQNLTHGNKTEDNMTSSSSVPQEKFHMLVKQVAELEGALTITICKIDMVMEKLGLQNTEKTNKRQKNGQTPGNQK, translated from the exons ATGCAGCATGTAAACGGCAGAGCAGAGAGTCACCTGAGCAGTCAGGTAGAGTGTGAATTAGAGAATGTAGGGAAACGAGGGTGGGTGAACCAGGCGTATTGTGACACCCCTCCACTGGAAAGGCACACCATCAACACTGTTTACCACATTCCTCCCCGTGCTGGTGCATCTAACCCCTACCAGGCAGAGGCCACAATGCTAAATCAACAGCCAGCCAAGAAGAAATCTGGATGCTGCTCTGTATTCCTACGAGGAATTAAAG GTCTGTGGGGAACAACACTGACAGaggacacagaaaaaaatcaagagCTCttcctcaaaacaactctcagaGAGTTATTTGTCTACATTCTTTTCCTAGTGGACATGTGTTTAT TGACCTATGGCATGACCAGCTCAAGCACCTACTACTACACTAAAGCTatgaatgatttgtttgtgAATTCATTTGAGTCCATTGCCAGCATGGATGATTTTTGGACA TATGCAGAAGGTCCACTGCTGGATGGTCTTTACTGGACCACATGGTACAATGATGAGCCTCTCGACACCGGCTCACAATCCTTCATTTACTATGAGAACATGCTCCTGGGAGTCCCACGAATGAGACAACTTAAAGTCCAAAACAGTTCGTGCAGAGTGCCCAAAGACTTCCGTTCTGAAATTAGTAGCTGCTTTGATGTGTAcaatgagaagaaagaagaTGTCAATCAGTTTGGACTTGTCAATGGATCAGC TTGGACATACCATACAGAAGCTCACATGAAAGGTTCAAGTCACTGGGGTTTGTTGGCCACATACAGTGGAGCAGGGTACTATCAGGACCTTTCCTTGACCAAAGATGAAAGTGCTGCTCTCATGGCAGAACTCAAAGAAAACCTGTGGCTAGACCATGGAACCAGAGCGGTTTTCATTGATTTTACCACATACAATGCCAACATCAATCTCTTCTGTGTTATAAG GTTGGTGGTTGAGTTCTCCGCCACTGGTGGAGCAATACCTTCATACCAGATACGGACAGTTAAGCTGATTCGCTACGTTACCTCATGGGATAACTTCATCATCGGCTGTGAGATAGTCTTTTGTGTATTCATCCTTTACTACATTGTGGAGGAGATACTGGAGGTTCGAATACACAAGTGCTCATACTTTACCAATGTCTGGAACATTCTGGATGTGGTAGTGTTGCTG CTTGCTGTTGTTGCAATAATCTTCAATGCATTCCGGACTATCAAAGTAAACAACCTACTTGGAAGCTTACTAAAAGACCCTAGCTCCTATGCAGATTTTGAATTTCTGGCATTTTGGCAAACACAGTACAACAACATGAATGCTGTAAACTTGTTTTTTGCTTGGATCAAG ATATTCAAATACATCAGTTTCAATAAAACAATGACACAGCTGTCCTCCACATTGGCACGTTGTGCCACTGACATCCTGGGGTTTGCTGTCATGTTCTTCATTGTGTTTTTTGCCTATGCCCAGCTGGGCTATCTTCTGTTTGGTACTCAGGTTGAATCATTCAGCACATTTCAAAAATGCAT TTTCACCCAGTTTCGTATCATCCTTGGAGACTTTGACTATGATTCCATTGACCAAGCAAACAGAATCCTGGGGCCGATATATTTTTTCACTTAtgtgttctttgttttctttgtgttacTG AACATGTTTCTGGCCATCATCAATGACACATACTCCGAGGTCAAGGAGGAGCTTGCCTCGCACAGTGATGACATCCATATTACAGATCTTTTCAAACAG ACCGTGATGAAACTGAAATTCAAAAAGGACAGGATCTCAGATGTTCAAAGGGCCTTAGATGGGTCAACAGACTTGGAGTTTAGAGACTTCAGAGAAACACTGAAAGA AATGGGTCACGATGATCATGATATCTCTGAAGCTTTCACCAAATACGATAAGGATGGAAATCAAATTCTAGACCGTGAGGAACAAGATAAAATGAAACGAGAGCTGGAAGAAAAAAGG aatgcACTCAATGCAGAGCTTCAGAATCTTACGCATGGAAATAAAACAGAGGACAACATGACAAGCTCCAGCTCAGTGCCTCAGGAAAAGTTTCACAT GTTGGTTAAACAAGTGGCTGAATTGGAAGGTGCTCTAACCATCACAATATGCAAGATTGACATGGTCATGGAAAAATTAGGATTGCAgaacactgaaaaaacaaacaaaagacaaaagaatgGACAAACACCTGGCAACCAGAAATGA